In Macadamia integrifolia cultivar HAES 741 chromosome 5, SCU_Mint_v3, whole genome shotgun sequence, a single window of DNA contains:
- the LOC122078055 gene encoding uncharacterized protein LOC122078055: MWFLDNLRDALLDESDDMSLTFMSDRQKGLLVVISTIFPYAHQRICSRNLYQNLKAKHPGMLLRLHFWAASQASTELQFQKEMNSIKEIKENAYMYLNETPSRMWSRHAFDVGARSDHITNNMTESFNQWIGDLRSKPILTLVDHLRVKIMGRLHRRYEKATMWEGKVTPRVMVKLNKVQQEARHCRCQPAGEGQFEVLDRFGNRFVVNLNHYICDYRVWEGTGIPCLHAAASISYIRGELVNYCDPFFSIEKYLDTYKEMIHPLPDLAVLKDDAPNERVLASSLKRLPGRPHKIRKREAGEALPSDFRKRSSSIRCDICKKEGHNRRTCPRARDAKQDGCTSKKKNIKRNIKERVKMESTHLND; this comes from the exons GGGCTGTTAGTTGTGATTTCCACAATCTTCCCTTATGCTCACCAAAGAATTTGCAGTAGGAATCTATATCAAAACCTGAAGGCAAAGCACCCTGGTATGCTATTGAGGCTACATTTTTGGGCTGCCTCACAAGCTTCAACTGAACTTCagtttcaaaaggaaatgaatagCATCAAGGAGATTAAGGAAAATGCATACATGTATTTGAATGAAACCCCCTCGAGGATGTGGTCAAGGCATGCCTTTGATGTAGGAGCAAGAAGTGACCATATAACGAACAATATGACTGAGTCATTTAATCAATGGATTGGAGACTTAAGGAGCAAACCCATTCTCACATTGGTTGATCACCTAAGGGTGAAAATAATGGGTAGGCTGCATAGAAGGTATGAGAAGGCAACCATGTGGGAGGGTAAAGTAACACCAAGGGTTATGGTGAAGTTGAACAAGGTTCAGCAAGAAGCAAGGCATTGCAGGTGTCAACCGGCAGGTGAAGGTCAATTTGAGGTCTTAGACAGATTTGGCAACAGATTTGTGGTTAATTTGAACCATTACATATGTGATTATAGAGTTTGGGAAGGCACTGGTATACCTTGTCTCCATGCTGCAGCTTCTATATCATACATAAGGGGAGAGTTGGTCAACTATTGTGATCCATTTTTCAGTATTGAAAAATACTTGGATACATATAAAGAGATGATCCATCCACTTCCAGATTTGGCAGTATTGAAGGATGATGCTCCTAATGAGAGAGTACTAGCATCAAGTCTGAAGAGGTTACCAGGTAGACCTCACAAAATCAGGAAAAGAGAAGCAGGAGAAGCACTTCCTTCAGATTTCAGGAAGAGATCATCATCAATTAGGTGTGACATCtgcaagaaggaaggacacAATAGGAGGACATGCCCGAGGGCTAGAGATGCTAAGCAGGATGGATGTActagtaaaaagaagaatataaag AGAAACATAAAGGAGAGAGTGAAGATGGAGTCAACACATCTCAACGACTAA